A segment of the Microbacterium luteolum genome:
ACCTCCTTCACGGGGTGGGACGATGACGCGACGACGCGGGACGATGCGGGCGATACTCGGCGGAATGGCGGCATTCGCGCTCGCCCTGGGCGGTGCGACGACGGCGGCTGCAGCCGGAGCGGAGGAAGCCGCGGCGTCCGGCTCCATCAGCGGAGTGGTCACGCGCGAGGACGACGGCACGCCGCTCGAGGGTGTCACTGTCTCGGCGGGCGGGGAGGGGGCGGCCTGGGTATCGACGGAGACGGACGAGACGGGAGCCTACTCACTGACCGGTCTGGCACCCGGCTCCCACCTGGTCTCATTCACCCCCGAAGGCACCGATCTGAAGTCGGAGTACTGGGAGAACGCCGAGCGCTGGGATGCTGCGACTCCGGTCGTCATCGTCGACGGCACCGTCGTCGCTGGCATCGACGCCGCGTTGAGCGTGGGAGGCACGATCACGGGTGTCGTCACCCGCGAGGACGACAGCTCCCCGCTCGAGAACGTCTCGGTATCCGCTCTCGATGCGCACAATGAGATCGTCGGAGCGACCCGGACGGATGCGGCGGGTGAGTACCACCTCGGCGGGCTCCCCGATGGTTCGTACCGGCTGCGCTTCGGCTCTCCGGATCCGGAGCTGCTGTCCGAGTTCTGGGAGAACCAGTACCGGGGGAATTCCGCTACCGTCATCGCTGTCGTCAGCGGGCAGACGACTGCGGGCGTGGACGCGGCTCTCGCCGCTGCGGGGTATATCAGTGGCACGGTGACCAGTGGGGCCGACGGGCAGCCGCTGTTCTCCTCGGTGCTGGTCTACGACGTCGACGAGCGGTTCGACTTCGAGTTCAGCTACACGGAGGTCGACGGCGGCTACCGCGTCGCAGTTCCGGCCGGAACCTACAAGGTGCTCTTCCGCTCTTCCGGCCTCGCGGAGGAGTGGTGGAACGATGCGCCGGTCTGGGACGCTGCGACTCCCGTCACCATCTCGACGGGCGAGGAGGTCGAGGGCGTCGACGCCGTGCTCGACGAGATCGCAACCGTCAACGGCACGGTGACGGTCGACGGCGGCGCAGCGTCGGAGATTCGCGTGGAAGCCTGGAGTGACGGCATCCAGGTCGCGAACAAGTATGCCGACCCGACCACGGGCGCCTACTCGATGCCGCTCCAGAAGGGGACATACATCCTGAAGGCCACGGCCACGTTCACGGATGGCACGACGGCCACGATCTCGCAGTTCTTCGACGGGGTCGAGACGGCTGCCGAGGCGACGCCGCTGTCCCTCTCCCCGGGTGACATCGTGCAGGGGATCGACTTCCTGCTCACGGCCGACACGGAGCCAGAGCCGGCTCTCGTGCTTTCCTCCGCAACGATGCAGGCCGGAGGCAGCATCGCCGTCTCGGGAACCGGCTTCACGCCCGACCAGGAGATCACGTTCGAACTGCACTCCGACCCGATCGTGCTCGGCACGCTGACGGCAGACGCGGGAGGCGTGCCGAAGGGCTCGTTCACGATTCCGGCCGGCGCTCCGGCCGGCACCCACACGCTGGTCGCGCTTTCCGGGACCACGGTGATCGCGAGCGCACCGCTCACCGTCACGGCAGCGGGTGCGGGTGGTACCGGATCCGGTGCGGCCGGCACGGGAGGCGCCGCCGGCGCCCTCGCGACCACGGGATCTGACGCGCCGGTCGTCGCGGCGACCGCTGCGCTTCTGCTGCTGTTCGCCGGCCTGACGCTGGTTCGTCGCCGTCGCGCGAAGGCCTGAGCAGAGCCCGCGTGGCCTCGACAGGTCGCGCGGGCCTCAGCCGAGCATCCGCTCAGATCGGTGATGATCATATGTACGGTCCGGG
Coding sequences within it:
- a CDS encoding MSCRAMM family protein; this encodes MAAFALALGGATTAAAAGAEEAAASGSISGVVTREDDGTPLEGVTVSAGGEGAAWVSTETDETGAYSLTGLAPGSHLVSFTPEGTDLKSEYWENAERWDAATPVVIVDGTVVAGIDAALSVGGTITGVVTREDDSSPLENVSVSALDAHNEIVGATRTDAAGEYHLGGLPDGSYRLRFGSPDPELLSEFWENQYRGNSATVIAVVSGQTTAGVDAALAAAGYISGTVTSGADGQPLFSSVLVYDVDERFDFEFSYTEVDGGYRVAVPAGTYKVLFRSSGLAEEWWNDAPVWDAATPVTISTGEEVEGVDAVLDEIATVNGTVTVDGGAASEIRVEAWSDGIQVANKYADPTTGAYSMPLQKGTYILKATATFTDGTTATISQFFDGVETAAEATPLSLSPGDIVQGIDFLLTADTEPEPALVLSSATMQAGGSIAVSGTGFTPDQEITFELHSDPIVLGTLTADAGGVPKGSFTIPAGAPAGTHTLVALSGTTVIASAPLTVTAAGAGGTGSGAAGTGGAAGALATTGSDAPVVAATAALLLLFAGLTLVRRRRAKA